The Leucobacter viscericola genome includes a window with the following:
- a CDS encoding winged helix DNA-binding domain-containing protein, translating to MNATINHADLLRLRMRAQGLAGSGAGSSAASATKSGSSRLSGPEKIAATASRMLAMQGQDWRSSRWALGVRTPGTTVADVYAAFNEALVVRSWPMRGTIHVVAAEDIGWMQSLTNHRVLAGAPKRRAFLGITDSLLDRLTETSLAALANGRSLDRDELSAVWTEASIEWQSAWRYHMIWWLCQNGLTVFGPQLGDSEPRLVLAEGWIRNPRSLSGEEALAELTTRYAAARGPIRRKDLAWWSGLTLRETDRGLALATEAGRLVPVSLADDADTLWVEPELLESVGQASTTAGWHLLPAFDEHLLGYTNRDAQLSPEHFERIVPGKNGMFLATVVNSGRVVGTWKRGAGKKGPVNLTPFPGERVKPDAVRPEFERWAGFYGFDDIPLSLADPHSKHPVG from the coding sequence ATGAACGCGACGATCAATCACGCTGACCTCCTGCGGCTGAGAATGCGAGCTCAAGGGCTGGCTGGTTCGGGGGCAGGATCAAGCGCTGCCTCAGCGACAAAGTCGGGCAGTTCGCGCCTCTCCGGCCCCGAGAAAATCGCCGCGACGGCCTCTCGCATGCTCGCGATGCAGGGGCAAGACTGGAGGTCTTCGCGCTGGGCCCTCGGGGTTCGAACCCCCGGCACAACCGTCGCCGACGTCTATGCGGCGTTCAACGAAGCCCTCGTTGTTCGGTCGTGGCCCATGCGCGGAACAATCCACGTTGTCGCGGCGGAAGACATTGGGTGGATGCAGTCGTTGACCAATCACCGGGTCTTGGCTGGCGCCCCAAAGCGGCGCGCCTTCCTCGGCATTACAGACTCCCTTTTGGATCGGCTCACGGAGACCTCACTCGCGGCACTCGCCAATGGCCGCTCCCTAGACCGAGACGAACTCTCAGCGGTCTGGACGGAGGCGAGTATCGAGTGGCAGAGCGCCTGGCGCTACCACATGATCTGGTGGCTCTGCCAAAACGGTCTCACGGTATTCGGGCCGCAGCTAGGAGACAGTGAACCCCGGCTGGTTCTCGCTGAGGGGTGGATCCGAAATCCCCGATCGCTCAGTGGAGAAGAGGCCCTCGCGGAACTCACCACCCGCTATGCCGCGGCTCGCGGTCCGATCCGGCGCAAAGACCTCGCGTGGTGGAGCGGGCTCACGCTGCGCGAAACGGACCGGGGGCTCGCGCTTGCCACGGAGGCGGGGCGGCTGGTGCCGGTCTCGCTGGCGGACGATGCTGACACGCTGTGGGTCGAGCCCGAGTTACTCGAGAGTGTTGGGCAAGCCTCGACTACCGCCGGCTGGCATCTGCTCCCCGCGTTTGACGAGCACCTGCTCGGGTACACAAATCGCGACGCGCAGCTTTCACCTGAGCACTTCGAGCGCATCGTGCCCGGCAAAAACGGCATGTTTCTCGCGACGGTTGTGAACTCTGGCAGGGTCGTCGGCACTTGGAAGCGCGGCGCCGGAAAGAAAGGGCCAGTCAACCTGACTCCCTTCCCCGGTGAGCGAGTTAAGCCAGACGCCGTGCGGCCCGAGTTTGAGCGCTGGGCGGGTTTTTATGGATTTGATGATATTCCGCTGAGCCTCGCGGATCCCCACAGCAAGCACCCCGTAGGCTAA
- a CDS encoding NADH:flavin oxidoreductase/NADH oxidase has product MADPILFHPITVRNLEIRNRLWVAPMCQYTAVDGVVGDWHLQHLGGLARGGAGLVTMEATGVVPEGRISPNCPGIWNEDQLTPLRHIVEVVHSHGAKIGIQLAHAGRKGSTYPSLPELPSGSVPVEEGGWETVAPSAIPFGDYATPRALETSELPALVSAFAAGADRAVSVGFDLVEIHAAHGYLLHEFLSPLSNKRTDEYGGDLAGRSRLLLEIVRAIRANHPGLPISVRISATEWVEGGFTVEESTELSALLDEAGADFVSVSSAANVPNAPIPVGPSYQVGLAAAVRRGPLPVGAVGLITTSTQAEGILATGQADVILLARPLLTNPHLPITWAHELRAPAAASLVPPQYARARF; this is encoded by the coding sequence ATGGCCGATCCGATCCTCTTTCACCCCATCACCGTTCGTAACCTCGAGATTCGCAACCGCCTGTGGGTCGCGCCGATGTGCCAATACACCGCCGTTGACGGTGTCGTTGGTGATTGGCACCTGCAGCACCTTGGCGGTCTTGCGCGAGGCGGAGCCGGGCTCGTCACGATGGAGGCCACCGGCGTTGTCCCAGAGGGCAGAATCAGCCCCAACTGCCCCGGAATCTGGAACGAGGATCAGCTCACCCCTCTCCGCCACATCGTTGAGGTTGTGCACTCACACGGTGCGAAGATCGGGATCCAGCTTGCTCACGCAGGCCGCAAAGGATCAACCTACCCGAGCCTTCCCGAACTCCCCTCAGGGTCAGTGCCGGTCGAGGAGGGTGGCTGGGAAACGGTCGCGCCCTCCGCGATCCCCTTCGGAGACTATGCGACACCCCGCGCCCTCGAGACGTCTGAACTACCGGCCCTCGTGAGCGCATTTGCAGCGGGGGCCGATCGCGCGGTGAGCGTCGGATTTGACCTGGTCGAAATCCACGCGGCACACGGCTACCTTCTGCACGAGTTTTTGTCGCCGCTCTCGAATAAGCGCACCGACGAGTACGGCGGGGACCTTGCCGGGCGATCTCGTTTGCTGCTGGAAATCGTGCGTGCGATTCGGGCGAACCACCCTGGGCTTCCCATCTCCGTCCGAATCTCCGCAACCGAGTGGGTTGAGGGTGGGTTTACCGTTGAAGAATCAACCGAGCTTTCTGCGCTTCTCGACGAGGCCGGCGCTGACTTCGTAAGCGTGTCTTCTGCGGCAAACGTGCCCAATGCCCCAATTCCGGTCGGCCCTTCGTACCAGGTTGGTCTCGCGGCTGCCGTGCGACGTGGCCCGCTCCCGGTTGGTGCCGTTGGGCTCATCACTACTTCCACGCAGGCCGAAGGGATCTTGGCAACGGGTCAGGCAGATGTGATCCTGCTCGCCCGACCGCTGCTCACGAATCCTCACCTGCCTATTACCTGGGCCCACGAACTGCGCGCGCCCGCTGCGGCATCGCTGGTTCCGCCGCAGTATGCACGAGCGAGGTTCTGA
- a CDS encoding M15 family metallopeptidase: MNGTTSKLPRSAAVVLISGASLVAVIALVFLTLLLKPLASSAVAQQEMNMALGGAVPALNGGSGLHGGDPESQGELPDGVTPADDQYPGIANLDPDLLHALREASAAANAEGVEVFVNSGWRSREYQAQLYSDAITKYGSEEEASRWVATPETSSHVSGSAVDIGDVDATAWFSQYGAAYGLCQTYENESWHYELRPEAATEGCPAMSTDAAMH, translated from the coding sequence ATGAATGGTACAACTTCCAAACTCCCCCGGTCAGCCGCTGTTGTTCTCATTAGTGGCGCGAGCCTTGTCGCTGTCATTGCGCTTGTGTTCCTGACGTTACTTCTCAAGCCATTGGCGTCCTCGGCCGTCGCACAGCAAGAGATGAATATGGCCCTGGGAGGGGCAGTACCAGCTTTGAACGGCGGAAGCGGGCTTCACGGTGGTGATCCCGAGTCGCAGGGGGAACTGCCCGACGGAGTGACCCCCGCAGACGACCAATACCCTGGAATCGCGAATCTGGATCCCGATTTGCTGCACGCACTGCGCGAGGCGAGCGCGGCCGCCAACGCCGAGGGCGTCGAGGTGTTTGTGAATAGCGGCTGGCGGTCAAGGGAATATCAGGCACAGCTCTACAGTGATGCAATCACCAAGTACGGCTCCGAAGAAGAAGCCTCGCGCTGGGTTGCGACACCGGAGACCTCCTCTCACGTTTCCGGCAGTGCCGTTGATATCGGAGACGTGGACGCCACCGCCTGGTTCTCACAGTACGGCGCCGCGTATGGCCTGTGCCAGACCTACGAAAACGAATCCTGGCATTACGAATTGAGGCCAGAGGCCGCGACCGAGGGTTGCCCTGCCATGTCAACCGACGCAGCAATGCACTGA
- a CDS encoding response regulator transcription factor, producing the protein MRVLIVEDELFMAEAIRDGLRLEAIAADIAGDGDTALELLSVNEYDIAVLDRDIPGPSGDEVAKRIVASGSGMPILMLTAADRIDDKASGFEIGADDYLTKPFELQELVLRLRALDRRRAHNRPPVREIAGLKLDPFRREVFRDGRYVALTRKQFAVLEVLVAADGGVISAEELLERAWDENADPFTNAVRITVSGLRKRLGEPWLIATVAGVGYRIDTGADAETHAD; encoded by the coding sequence ATGCGTGTGTTGATCGTCGAAGACGAGCTCTTTATGGCCGAGGCGATTCGCGACGGCCTGCGGCTTGAGGCGATTGCGGCAGATATTGCCGGGGACGGTGACACGGCTCTTGAGTTGCTGAGCGTCAACGAGTACGACATTGCGGTGCTTGATCGCGACATCCCAGGCCCGTCTGGCGACGAGGTCGCCAAGCGGATCGTTGCCTCTGGAAGCGGTATGCCGATCCTCATGTTGACCGCGGCAGACAGGATCGACGACAAAGCCTCAGGCTTTGAAATTGGGGCCGACGACTACCTGACGAAGCCGTTTGAGCTGCAGGAACTTGTGCTTCGCTTGCGTGCGCTCGACCGTCGCCGCGCTCACAACCGCCCGCCCGTGCGCGAGATCGCGGGGCTGAAGCTCGACCCGTTTCGCCGCGAGGTATTTCGAGACGGTCGCTACGTCGCTCTCACGCGCAAGCAGTTTGCCGTGCTTGAGGTGCTGGTCGCCGCTGACGGCGGGGTGATCAGCGCGGAAGAACTGCTTGAGCGGGCGTGGGACGAAAACGCCGACCCCTTTACCAACGCGGTGAGGATCACGGTGTCGGGCCTGCGGAAGCGCCTCGGCGAACCCTGGCTGATCGCAACCGTCGCGGGCGTCGGATACCGCATTGATACCGGGGCGGATGCTGAAACGCATGCAGACTAG